In Polynucleobacter sp. AP-Ainpum-60-G11, one DNA window encodes the following:
- a CDS encoding glutamate synthase-related protein, with protein sequence MTTQMNTDLRPIAQGLYDPQNEHDACGVGFVAHIKGKKSHEIVAQGLKILENLDHRGAVGADPLMGDGAGILIQVPDTLYREEMAKQGIELPPFGEYGVGMIFLPKENASRLACEQELERTVRLEGQVVLGWRDVPIDVKLPMSPTVQMTEPFIRQIFIGRGRDIMTTDALERKLYVIRKTASHAIQDLHLKHGKEYFVASMSARTIVYKGLLLANQVGAYYKDLQDSRTVSALALVHQRFSTNTFPAWELAHPYRMIAHNGEINTVKGNVNWVNAREGAISSPVLGDDLKKLWPLIYPGQSDTACFDNCLELLVMSGYPLAQAMMMMIPEAWEQHSLMDENRRAFYEYHAAMMEPWDGPAAMAFTDGRQIGATLDRNGLRPARYYVTDDDLVIMGSEAGVLPIPESKIVQKWRLQPGKMFMIDMEQGRIIDDVELKDAVSKAKPYKSWIDAVRVKLDEVDASKDDLVDEKNTIRPAAKLLDRQQAFGYTQEDIKYLMAPMAMNGEEAIGSMGNDSPLAVLSNKNKPLYNYFKQLFAQVTNPPIDSIRENMVMSLVSFIGPKPNLLDTNNINPPMRLEVSQPILDFDDMTKIRHIGHYTNGKFRSYELDICYPASWGKAGIEARLASLCAEAADAVRSGYNILIVSDRQVDEQHVAIPALLATSAIHQHLVEKGLRTSVGLVVETGSARETHHFALLAGYGAEAVHPYLAMETLAEMAKGLSGDLSAEKAVKNFVKAVGKGLQKVMSKMGISTYMSYTGSQIFEAIGLNKDVIDHYFKGTPSNVGGIGVFEIAEEALRMHQSAFGNDPVLTNMLEAGGEYAFRIRGENHMWTPDTIAKLQHSTRIGIEKGYQTYKEYANIINDQTKRQMTLRGLFEFKIDPAKAIPLDEVESAKEIVKRFATGAMSLGSISTEAHATLAIAMNRIGGKSNTGEGGEDPNRYVNELKGIPIKKGETLASILGSDVVEANIPLLDGDSLRSRIKQVASGRFGVTTEYLRSADQIQIKMAQGAKPGEGGQLPGGKVSDYIGKLRFSVPGVGLISPPPHHDIYSIEDIAQLIHDLKNVNPAADVSVKLVSEVGVGTIAAGVAKAKADHVVIAGHDGGTGASPLSSIKHAGSPWELGLAETQQTLVLNGLRSRIRVQADGQMKTGRDVVIGALLGADEFGFATAPLVVEGCIMMRKCHLNTCPVGVATQDPELRKKFSGKPEHVVNFFFFIAEEVREIMAQLGIRKFDDLIGRVDFLDTRKGIENWKVHGLDFSKIFAEPAVAKDVPRYQVLTQDHGLDSALDNILIEKSEPALQRGEKVSFIVPVKNVNRTVGAMLSGEIAQRYGHAGLPDDTIHIQLNGTAGQSFAAFLARGITLDLVGDGNDYVGKGLSGGRVIVRAPHEFRGDTAKNIIVGNTVLYGAIGGEAFFNGVAGERFAVRNSGATTVVEGTGDHGCEYMTGGTVVVLGATGRNFAAGMSGGIAYVYDEDGLFEKRCNTSMATLEKVLPSAEQIAKMPQSEWHAPVDVKDGGERMTDEQILKGLIERHFRHTGSERAKALLADWENARSRFVKVLPTEYKRALGELWEKAQNKTVAA encoded by the coding sequence ATGACTACACAAATGAATACAGACCTTCGTCCAATCGCACAGGGTCTATACGATCCACAAAATGAGCATGATGCTTGCGGTGTAGGATTCGTCGCACACATCAAGGGCAAAAAGTCGCATGAGATTGTTGCTCAAGGATTGAAAATTCTTGAGAATTTGGATCACCGGGGAGCGGTTGGTGCTGACCCACTAATGGGTGATGGCGCAGGAATATTGATTCAGGTCCCCGATACTTTATATCGCGAAGAAATGGCAAAACAGGGAATCGAGCTGCCACCGTTCGGTGAGTACGGTGTCGGCATGATTTTCTTGCCCAAGGAGAATGCCTCCCGTTTGGCTTGCGAACAAGAATTGGAGCGGACTGTTCGTTTAGAAGGTCAAGTTGTTTTGGGTTGGAGAGACGTTCCGATTGATGTGAAGTTGCCGATGTCTCCAACAGTGCAAATGACAGAACCATTTATTCGTCAAATTTTTATTGGACGTGGGCGCGACATCATGACAACCGATGCGCTTGAGCGTAAGTTGTATGTGATTCGTAAAACTGCCAGCCACGCAATTCAAGATTTACATTTGAAGCACGGCAAAGAATATTTTGTAGCATCGATGTCGGCTCGCACCATTGTTTATAAGGGTTTGCTGTTGGCGAACCAAGTGGGTGCGTACTATAAAGATTTACAAGACTCACGCACTGTATCCGCATTAGCTTTAGTGCATCAACGTTTCTCCACCAATACTTTCCCAGCTTGGGAGTTGGCTCACCCATACCGCATGATTGCGCACAACGGTGAAATCAATACAGTTAAAGGTAACGTAAACTGGGTGAACGCTCGCGAGGGTGCGATTAGTTCACCAGTATTGGGAGATGATCTTAAAAAATTATGGCCGCTGATTTATCCAGGCCAGTCTGATACGGCCTGTTTTGATAACTGCTTAGAGTTATTAGTGATGTCAGGCTATCCATTAGCGCAAGCCATGATGATGATGATTCCAGAAGCATGGGAGCAACATTCATTGATGGATGAAAATCGCCGCGCATTTTATGAATACCATGCAGCAATGATGGAGCCATGGGATGGACCAGCAGCCATGGCGTTTACTGACGGTCGTCAAATTGGTGCCACTTTGGATCGCAATGGTTTGCGTCCAGCTCGCTACTACGTGACTGATGATGATTTAGTCATCATGGGTTCTGAGGCGGGTGTATTGCCGATTCCAGAGAGCAAGATTGTTCAAAAATGGCGCTTGCAACCAGGCAAGATGTTCATGATTGATATGGAACAGGGTCGCATTATTGACGACGTTGAATTAAAGGATGCCGTTTCTAAGGCCAAGCCATACAAGAGCTGGATCGATGCAGTACGCGTGAAGCTTGATGAAGTTGATGCAAGTAAAGATGACCTGGTTGATGAAAAAAATACTATTCGCCCAGCGGCAAAATTATTAGATCGTCAGCAAGCTTTTGGTTATACCCAAGAAGATATTAAGTACCTGATGGCACCAATGGCCATGAATGGTGAAGAGGCGATTGGATCGATGGGCAACGATAGCCCATTAGCCGTGCTCTCCAATAAGAACAAGCCCCTCTATAACTATTTCAAGCAATTGTTTGCACAGGTGACCAATCCTCCGATTGACTCTATCCGTGAAAACATGGTGATGTCTTTAGTGTCTTTCATCGGACCTAAGCCGAATTTGTTGGACACCAACAACATCAACCCACCAATGCGCTTAGAAGTAAGTCAGCCGATTTTAGATTTTGACGATATGACCAAAATTCGTCATATCGGCCACTACACCAATGGAAAGTTCCGTTCATACGAGTTGGATATTTGCTACCCAGCATCTTGGGGCAAAGCTGGCATTGAGGCACGCTTAGCATCTTTGTGTGCCGAAGCGGCGGATGCAGTGCGCTCTGGTTACAACATCTTGATCGTGAGCGATCGTCAGGTTGATGAACAGCATGTCGCTATTCCAGCATTGTTAGCAACTTCAGCGATTCATCAGCACTTAGTGGAAAAAGGTTTGCGTACAAGCGTTGGTCTCGTGGTTGAAACTGGTAGCGCGCGTGAGACACATCACTTCGCACTTTTGGCCGGTTATGGTGCAGAAGCAGTTCATCCGTACTTGGCAATGGAAACTTTGGCTGAAATGGCTAAAGGTTTGTCTGGCGATCTGTCAGCAGAAAAAGCCGTAAAGAATTTTGTTAAAGCGGTTGGTAAGGGCTTACAAAAAGTGATGTCCAAAATGGGCATCTCTACTTACATGTCTTACACCGGCTCACAGATCTTTGAGGCGATTGGTTTAAATAAAGACGTCATTGATCATTACTTCAAGGGTACACCTTCTAATGTGGGCGGTATCGGTGTATTTGAGATTGCTGAAGAAGCTTTGCGCATGCATCAGTCCGCATTTGGCAATGACCCAGTGTTGACCAATATGCTCGAGGCGGGTGGTGAGTATGCTTTCCGTATTCGCGGTGAGAATCACATGTGGACTCCAGATACGATTGCAAAGTTACAGCACTCCACTCGTATTGGTATCGAGAAGGGTTATCAAACCTATAAAGAGTATGCCAACATCATCAATGACCAAACCAAACGTCAGATGACATTGCGTGGCTTGTTTGAGTTCAAGATTGATCCAGCTAAAGCAATTCCATTGGATGAAGTCGAGTCTGCAAAAGAAATCGTTAAACGTTTTGCAACGGGTGCAATGTCTTTAGGATCTATTTCCACTGAAGCGCATGCAACTTTGGCAATTGCCATGAACCGTATTGGCGGTAAGTCGAATACGGGTGAGGGTGGCGAAGATCCAAATCGTTATGTGAATGAACTTAAAGGCATCCCAATTAAGAAGGGTGAAACCTTAGCCAGCATTTTGGGTAGCGATGTTGTTGAAGCAAACATTCCTTTGCTCGATGGCGACTCACTGCGCTCCAGAATTAAGCAGGTTGCTTCAGGCCGTTTCGGTGTTACTACTGAGTATCTCCGCTCTGCTGATCAGATTCAGATCAAAATGGCTCAAGGCGCCAAGCCAGGTGAAGGCGGTCAGTTGCCAGGCGGCAAAGTTTCTGATTACATTGGTAAGTTGCGCTTCTCAGTGCCAGGCGTTGGTTTGATTTCTCCTCCTCCGCATCACGATATTTACTCCATTGAAGATATTGCTCAATTGATTCACGATCTGAAGAACGTGAATCCAGCAGCTGACGTATCTGTGAAGTTAGTTTCTGAGGTGGGTGTTGGTACGATTGCAGCCGGTGTTGCCAAGGCGAAAGCAGATCATGTGGTGATCGCTGGTCATGACGGCGGTACAGGGGCATCACCACTCTCTTCCATTAAGCATGCTGGTTCCCCGTGGGAATTAGGCTTGGCTGAAACTCAACAAACATTAGTCCTTAATGGCTTGCGTAGCCGTATTCGTGTGCAAGCCGATGGTCAAATGAAAACTGGTCGCGATGTCGTAATCGGTGCATTGTTGGGCGCAGATGAGTTTGGTTTTGCAACAGCGCCATTGGTTGTTGAGGGTTGCATCATGATGCGTAAGTGTCATTTAAATACCTGCCCAGTTGGCGTTGCGACACAAGATCCTGAGTTGCGCAAAAAGTTCTCTGGTAAGCCAGAGCATGTTGTGAACTTCTTCTTCTTTATTGCCGAAGAAGTGCGCGAGATTATGGCTCAGTTAGGCATTCGTAAGTTTGATGATTTGATTGGTCGCGTTGATTTCTTGGATACCCGAAAAGGTATTGAGAACTGGAAAGTACATGGTTTGGATTTCAGCAAGATTTTTGCTGAGCCAGCGGTGGCTAAAGATGTGCCACGTTATCAAGTGTTGACTCAAGATCACGGTTTGGATAGTGCGCTCGATAACATTCTGATTGAGAAGAGTGAGCCTGCATTACAGCGTGGCGAGAAAGTCTCCTTTATTGTTCCGGTGAAGAACGTCAACCGTACTGTTGGTGCAATGCTCTCCGGAGAAATCGCCCAGCGTTATGGTCATGCTGGTTTGCCTGATGACACGATTCATATTCAATTGAACGGGACTGCTGGTCAAAGTTTTGCTGCCTTCTTGGCGCGTGGCATTACTTTGGACTTGGTTGGTGACGGTAATGACTATGTTGGCAAGGGCTTATCTGGTGGACGTGTGATTGTGCGAGCACCACATGAGTTCCGTGGCGATACAGCAAAGAACATTATTGTTGGAAACACTGTCCTCTATGGTGCTATTGGAGGTGAAGCATTCTTCAATGGTGTGGCTGGCGAGCGTTTTGCAGTTCGTAATTCTGGTGCAACAACTGTTGTTGAGGGTACTGGCGATCACGGCTGTGAATACATGACTGGCGGTACTGTAGTGGTGTTGGGCGCAACGGGCCGTAACTTTGCAGCAGGTATGAGCGGCGGTATTGCTTATGTTTATGACGAAGATGGACTCTTTGAGAAGCGTTGTAATACCAGCATGGCAACTTTGGAAAAAGTGTTGCCTTCCGCTGAGCAAATTGCCAAGATGCCTCAGTCAGAGTGGCATGCCCCTGTTGATGTGAAGGATGGTGGTGAGCGTATGACTGATGAGCAAATTCTGAAGGGCTTGATCGAGCGTCATTTCCGCCATACTGGTTCAGAGCGTGCAAAAGCGCTCTTAGCTGATTGGGAAAATGCCCGCAGTCGTTTTGTGAAAGTGCTACCAACCGAGTACAAACGTGCTCTAGGTGAGTTGTGGGAAAAAGCGCAAAACAAAACTGTAGCTGCGTAA
- a CDS encoding glutamate synthase subunit beta yields the protein MGKVTGFMEFERVDETYEAPVKRLHHYKEFVAALTDDEAKVQGARCMDCGIPFCNNGCPVNNIIPDFNDLVFHNDWKNALDVLQSTNNFPEFTGRICPAPCEAACTLGINSDAVGIKSIEHAIIDKGWENGWVKPQPSKTKTGKKVAVVGGGPAGMATAQQLARVGHDVTVFEKNDRVGGLLRYGIPDFKMEKWLIDRRVEQMQAEGVKFETGVFVGKEAIGAEVKNYSTKTVSPDQLMKDFDAVVISGGSEQPRDLPLPGRELKGVHYALEFLIPQNKENAGDFKNEISAAGKHVVVIGGGDTGSDCVGTSNRHGAAKITQFELLPQPPETENKPLVWPYWPTKLRTSSSHEEGCERDWSVATKRFEGKDGKLEKLICVRLEWKDGKMSEMPNSEFEIKADLVFLAMGFVSPAAQVLNAFGVEKDVRGNAKATVDGQNAYQTNVPKVFAAGDMRRGQSLVVWAIREGRQAAQAVDEYLMGSSVLPR from the coding sequence ATGGGTAAGGTCACTGGATTTATGGAGTTTGAGCGCGTAGATGAAACCTACGAAGCTCCCGTTAAACGCCTCCATCACTACAAAGAGTTCGTTGCAGCATTAACGGATGACGAAGCCAAAGTGCAGGGTGCGCGCTGCATGGATTGCGGCATTCCGTTTTGCAATAATGGATGCCCTGTAAATAACATCATCCCCGACTTTAATGACTTGGTGTTTCATAATGATTGGAAGAATGCATTAGATGTTTTGCAATCCACCAATAACTTCCCTGAGTTCACCGGCCGCATTTGTCCTGCACCCTGCGAAGCTGCCTGTACCTTGGGCATTAATAGTGACGCAGTTGGCATTAAGTCTATCGAGCACGCCATTATTGATAAGGGTTGGGAAAATGGCTGGGTTAAGCCACAACCATCCAAAACTAAGACTGGTAAGAAAGTAGCAGTTGTTGGTGGTGGTCCTGCTGGTATGGCGACTGCTCAGCAATTAGCGCGTGTTGGTCACGACGTTACTGTGTTTGAGAAGAATGATCGCGTTGGCGGATTGTTACGCTACGGTATTCCTGATTTCAAAATGGAAAAGTGGTTGATCGACCGTCGTGTTGAGCAAATGCAAGCTGAAGGCGTGAAATTTGAGACCGGTGTATTTGTTGGAAAAGAAGCCATTGGGGCTGAAGTAAAAAACTATTCAACAAAAACAGTTTCTCCTGATCAGTTGATGAAAGACTTTGACGCTGTTGTTATCAGCGGCGGATCAGAGCAGCCGCGGGATTTGCCATTGCCTGGTCGTGAGTTGAAGGGCGTTCACTATGCCTTGGAATTCTTAATTCCACAGAACAAAGAAAACGCAGGTGATTTCAAAAACGAAATTTCTGCAGCTGGTAAGCATGTCGTGGTGATTGGTGGCGGTGATACTGGGTCTGATTGCGTAGGTACTTCCAATCGTCATGGCGCCGCCAAGATTACCCAGTTTGAATTGTTGCCGCAGCCACCAGAGACTGAAAACAAGCCTTTGGTATGGCCTTACTGGCCAACCAAGTTACGCACATCTTCTTCGCACGAAGAAGGTTGTGAGCGTGATTGGTCTGTTGCTACAAAGCGTTTTGAGGGCAAAGATGGCAAATTAGAGAAATTAATCTGCGTTCGCTTGGAGTGGAAAGACGGCAAGATGTCAGAAATGCCAAACTCTGAGTTTGAGATTAAGGCGGATCTGGTTTTCTTGGCGATGGGCTTTGTATCACCTGCGGCTCAAGTTCTCAATGCCTTTGGTGTTGAAAAAGACGTTCGCGGCAATGCAAAAGCTACTGTTGATGGCCAAAATGCGTATCAAACCAATGTTCCTAAGGTATTTGCTGCAGGCGATATGCGTCGTGGGCAATCTTTGGTTGTTTGGGCAATTCGTGAGGGCCGTCAGGCCGCCCAGGCGGTAGATGAGTATTTGATGGGGTCTTCTGTTTTGCCGCGATAA
- a CDS encoding ABC transporter ATP-binding protein, protein MNSGHANSVEVKQKTSSGGHGEVVVQIKDVNFSYAPGERQILSGLNMEFRRGQVVAVMGGSGCGKTTILRLIGGQFAAQSGQVLFEGHDIGKMNGTELMAARRRMGMLFQFGALFTDLSVFENVAFPLREHTDLSEELLRSLVLMKLNAVGLRGARDLMPAQISGGMARRVALARAIALDPPLIMYDEPFAGLDPISLGITARLIRDLNQALGATSLLVTHDVEETFEIADYVYFIANGRIGAEGTPEELSRSSDPFVRQFLDASPDGPVPFHYPGQSLAEDFGVSLK, encoded by the coding sequence ATGAACAGTGGCCATGCCAACTCGGTGGAAGTGAAGCAAAAAACCTCTAGTGGTGGCCATGGCGAAGTTGTCGTTCAAATTAAGGACGTTAACTTTTCCTATGCCCCTGGTGAGCGGCAAATTTTATCGGGACTCAATATGGAGTTCCGTCGCGGCCAAGTTGTTGCAGTAATGGGCGGCTCCGGTTGTGGCAAGACAACTATTCTGAGACTCATCGGCGGCCAGTTCGCCGCGCAGTCTGGTCAAGTTTTATTCGAAGGCCATGACATTGGCAAAATGAACGGCACTGAATTGATGGCTGCCCGACGTCGCATGGGAATGCTCTTTCAGTTTGGCGCACTCTTTACTGATCTCAGTGTTTTTGAAAACGTCGCCTTTCCTTTGCGTGAGCACACCGATTTAAGTGAAGAGCTATTGCGCTCTTTAGTGTTGATGAAGCTCAATGCAGTTGGCTTGCGTGGTGCACGCGATTTGATGCCTGCACAAATCTCTGGCGGTATGGCACGTCGTGTTGCTTTGGCAAGAGCGATTGCACTTGATCCCCCGTTGATCATGTACGACGAGCCGTTTGCTGGCTTGGATCCGATTTCTTTAGGAATTACAGCACGCTTGATTCGGGATTTGAATCAAGCTCTGGGCGCGACCAGCTTATTGGTTACGCATGATGTTGAAGAGACTTTTGAAATTGCCGATTACGTTTATTTCATTGCCAATGGTCGTATTGGCGCTGAAGGAACTCCTGAAGAGTTAAGTAGATCAAGCGATCCTTTTGTACGTCAATTCCTCGATGCATCACCGGATGGCCCTGTGCCATTCCACTATCCAGGCCAAAGCCTCGCAGAAGATTTTGGGGTGAGCCTGAAATGA
- the mlaE gene encoding lipid asymmetry maintenance ABC transporter permease subunit MlaE: MSMLHKAIDLFGDLGFFIRRNLTSLGLAARMFSAVIWRSGFLLKRPRLVSDQILFVGNHSFVIIAVSGLFVGFVLGLQGYYTLNRYGSEQALGLLVALSLTRELGPVITALLFAGRAGTSLTAEIGLMKAGEQLSAMEMMAVDPLSRVIAPRLWAGIIAMPILATIFTAVGVMGGYFVGVPLIGVDSGAFWSQMQGGVDLFSDIGNGLIKSLVFGVAVTFIALYQGYEAKPTPEGVSQATTRTVVISSLSVLALDFLLTAMMFSN, encoded by the coding sequence ATGAGCATGCTCCATAAAGCCATAGACCTTTTCGGTGATCTTGGATTTTTTATTCGTCGTAACTTAACGAGTCTTGGCCTTGCTGCCCGCATGTTTTCTGCAGTGATTTGGCGCTCTGGCTTTTTATTAAAAAGACCCCGCTTAGTTTCTGATCAGATTTTGTTTGTTGGAAATCACTCGTTTGTCATCATTGCGGTATCTGGTTTATTTGTTGGTTTTGTCTTGGGTCTGCAGGGTTATTACACGCTCAATCGTTATGGCTCAGAGCAGGCTTTGGGTTTATTGGTTGCGCTATCGCTCACTCGTGAATTGGGCCCAGTGATTACGGCCCTCCTATTTGCTGGTCGCGCTGGAACCTCCCTTACCGCCGAGATTGGTTTGATGAAGGCTGGTGAGCAGCTTAGCGCTATGGAAATGATGGCCGTCGATCCGCTGAGTCGCGTGATAGCACCGCGCTTGTGGGCTGGCATTATTGCGATGCCGATTTTGGCGACGATCTTTACGGCTGTTGGTGTGATGGGCGGGTACTTCGTTGGAGTCCCATTAATTGGCGTGGACTCCGGTGCTTTCTGGTCACAGATGCAGGGCGGGGTTGATCTCTTTTCCGATATTGGCAATGGCCTGATTAAGAGCCTAGTGTTTGGTGTGGCAGTGACTTTTATTGCCCTGTATCAGGGCTATGAGGCAAAACCAACGCCTGAGGGCGTATCGCAAGCTACCACTAGAACAGTGGTGATTTCTTCTTTATCGGTTTTAGCATTGGACTTCTTGCTCACCGCGATGATGTTCTCGAATTAG
- the mlaD gene encoding outer membrane lipid asymmetry maintenance protein MlaD, translating into MRKSAIDVWVGIFVAIGLLAALFLALKVGNMNAVSFAPTYKISARFDNIGGLKPRAPVKSAGVVVGRIANISFDDKTYQATVTMTIEDSYKFPKDSSAKILTSGLLGEQYIGLEAGGSDDMLAAGDKITQTQSAVVLENLISQFLYNKAADSGKDKGAEK; encoded by the coding sequence ATGAGAAAAAGTGCAATTGATGTTTGGGTCGGAATCTTTGTAGCCATTGGCTTGCTGGCCGCTTTGTTTCTCGCATTGAAAGTCGGCAATATGAATGCCGTTTCCTTTGCGCCTACTTATAAAATTTCTGCGCGTTTTGATAATATCGGCGGACTCAAGCCGCGTGCACCAGTTAAAAGTGCTGGGGTAGTAGTTGGGCGTATTGCTAATATCTCCTTTGATGACAAGACTTATCAAGCAACTGTCACCATGACTATTGAAGATAGCTACAAGTTTCCTAAGGATTCATCTGCAAAGATTTTAACTTCGGGTTTATTGGGCGAGCAATACATTGGACTTGAGGCTGGCGGATCAGATGACATGCTTGCTGCTGGAGACAAAATTACTCAAACCCAATCTGCTGTAGTGCTAGAAAATTTGATTAGCCAGTTCCTGTATAACAAGGCTGCCGATAGCGGTAAAGATAAGGGCGCTGAAAAGTAA
- a CDS encoding VacJ family lipoprotein, protein MQWLAKCKRLVLLCLVAGMVGCASIPAGVEPSPHDPWEPFNRSVFEFNEGLDAYFLKPVVAGYRFVLPEFVRDGIYNFFSNYSDIYTALQNLLQGKPDYAFSDLMRVVVNTTFGLGGLIDMATPGGLPKHKEDWGQTFGVWGIPSGPYVVLPFFGPSNVRDTFGTAADMESDYLFRLLPDVALRNSITGLRVVNARNTYYEAGDLLDGAAIDKYSFMRDAYIQRREYQINEGRDDKEPLMPVYENPYE, encoded by the coding sequence ATGCAGTGGCTTGCCAAATGTAAACGTCTTGTGCTCCTTTGTTTGGTAGCTGGAATGGTAGGCTGCGCCTCAATTCCTGCTGGCGTGGAGCCTTCCCCGCATGATCCTTGGGAGCCATTTAATCGCTCCGTCTTTGAATTCAATGAAGGCTTAGATGCCTATTTTCTCAAGCCGGTAGTAGCTGGTTACCGTTTTGTATTGCCAGAGTTTGTGCGTGACGGTATTTATAACTTTTTTAGTAACTACAGCGATATCTATACGGCTCTGCAGAACCTATTACAAGGTAAGCCTGATTACGCCTTTAGTGATTTGATGAGGGTGGTAGTCAACACTACCTTTGGTTTAGGTGGCTTAATTGATATGGCAACGCCCGGCGGTCTACCAAAACATAAGGAAGATTGGGGTCAAACCTTTGGTGTCTGGGGTATTCCTTCTGGACCATATGTTGTTTTGCCATTCTTCGGACCAAGCAATGTGCGCGATACCTTTGGTACGGCTGCTGACATGGAGTCTGATTACTTATTTAGACTGTTGCCAGATGTTGCCCTTCGTAACAGCATTACTGGTTTACGGGTAGTGAATGCCCGTAATACCTATTACGAAGCAGGCGACCTATTAGATGGCGCTGCAATTGATAAATACAGCTTTATGCGAGATGCGTACATTCAGCGACGTGAATATCAGATTAATGAAGGGCGCGACGATAAAGAGCCCCTTATGCCGGTTTACGAAAACCCTTACGAATAA
- a CDS encoding phospholipid-binding protein MlaC, with protein sequence MKTHKTIQKYFAVLLSSLLLIAGGASAQAVDQSTPDGLIKTVVSEVMASVKSDPEIQKGNIPRIVDLVEKKIVPYTDMRRTTEMAMGPNWKKATPEQQTQLISEFKNLLIRTYSGALSQLRDQTIQFKPLRAAPDDKEVVVKTVVIGRGDPIPLDYRLEKTPNGWKVYDMNIMGVWLVEAYRNQFANQISQNGVEGLVKFLQDRNKQLAATKPAN encoded by the coding sequence ATGAAAACCCATAAAACCATTCAAAAATACTTTGCAGTATTGCTATCAAGCCTGCTCTTGATTGCTGGTGGCGCTTCTGCTCAGGCGGTTGATCAGTCCACGCCAGATGGTTTGATTAAGACCGTGGTCTCTGAGGTAATGGCTTCTGTAAAGTCTGATCCAGAAATTCAAAAAGGGAATATCCCGCGCATCGTGGATTTAGTGGAAAAGAAAATTGTCCCTTATACCGATATGCGCCGCACTACTGAAATGGCGATGGGCCCTAATTGGAAAAAAGCGACCCCAGAGCAGCAGACTCAATTAATTTCTGAATTTAAGAATTTACTGATCCGGACCTATTCTGGCGCTTTAAGCCAGTTGCGTGATCAGACTATTCAATTTAAGCCTTTGCGTGCGGCTCCGGACGATAAAGAAGTGGTTGTGAAGACTGTGGTGATTGGTCGTGGAGATCCAATACCTTTGGACTATCGCCTTGAGAAAACCCCCAATGGCTGGAAAGTCTATGACATGAACATTATGGGCGTCTGGCTGGTTGAGGCTTATCGTAATCAGTTTGCAAATCAAATTAGCCAGAATGGCGTTGAAGGTTTGGTGAAGTTTTTACAGGATCGCAATAAACAGCTTGCTGCTACGAAGCCAGCAAACTAA
- a CDS encoding lipid asymmetry maintenance protein MlaB: MPFLLPASVTQSNVLQLEKDGLLNLATLRNIDCINLKDFDSTVLTVLLAWQKKLQADGQQISVQNAPKKLTVLAGVYGVAELLGLS, translated from the coding sequence ATGCCATTTTTATTACCCGCTTCAGTGACGCAGAGCAATGTCCTGCAGTTGGAAAAAGATGGCCTGTTAAATCTTGCGACATTAAGAAATATAGATTGCATCAATCTCAAGGATTTTGATTCCACCGTGCTAACAGTTTTATTAGCATGGCAGAAAAAATTGCAAGCCGATGGTCAGCAGATTTCTGTACAAAATGCACCAAAAAAATTAACCGTATTGGCTGGCGTATATGGCGTTGCTGAGTTGCTAGGTTTGTCATAG
- a CDS encoding ABC transporter ATP-binding protein → MHSAISIKNVSKNYGALQALDDVSLSIEQGEFFGLLGPNGAGKTTLISILAGLVTADGGHAAIMGADVQSQFRDARRMLGVVPQELVFDPFFTVRETLQFQSGYFGIRHNDAWIEEIMANLDLTNKADSNMRSLSGGMKRRVLVAQALVHRPPVIILDEPTAGVDVELRQSLWQFISRLNQDGHTIVLTTHYLEEAEALCQRIAMLKQGKIVALDTTANLLSQYGSVKKDGEGKTDLEDVFVNIMSGGAR, encoded by the coding sequence ATGCACTCAGCAATATCAATCAAAAACGTTTCAAAAAATTACGGCGCACTTCAGGCGCTAGACGATGTTTCCTTATCAATTGAGCAGGGCGAGTTCTTTGGCCTGTTGGGCCCTAATGGCGCCGGTAAGACAACGCTGATCTCCATTCTGGCTGGACTAGTTACAGCAGATGGGGGCCATGCTGCAATCATGGGTGCGGATGTTCAGAGTCAGTTTCGTGACGCACGTCGCATGCTCGGAGTCGTGCCGCAGGAATTAGTATTCGACCCCTTTTTTACTGTTAGAGAGACGCTGCAATTTCAGTCAGGCTATTTTGGGATTCGTCATAACGATGCCTGGATTGAAGAGATCATGGCGAACTTAGATCTGACCAATAAAGCTGACAGCAATATGCGCTCTCTATCTGGTGGTATGAAGCGCCGAGTATTGGTTGCGCAAGCTTTGGTGCACCGGCCGCCTGTGATTATTTTGGATGAACCAACAGCTGGTGTTGACGTAGAGTTGCGGCAATCCTTATGGCAATTTATTAGTCGCTTAAATCAGGATGGGCACACCATTGTTTTAACAACCCATTACCTTGAAGAGGCTGAGGCATTGTGTCAGCGCATTGCCATGCTCAAGCAAGGAAAGATTGTGGCTTTGGACACCACCGCTAATTTATTAAGTCAATACGGCTCAGTGAAGAAAGATGGCGAAGGCAAAACAGATCTCGAAGATGTGTTTGTCAACATCATGTCGGGGGGTGCTCGATGA